A genomic segment from Nicotiana sylvestris chromosome 1, ASM39365v2, whole genome shotgun sequence encodes:
- the LOC104213240 gene encoding ras-related protein RABG3f, with product MPSRRRTLLKVIILGDSGVGKTSLMNQYVNKKFSNQYKATIGADFLTKEVQFEDRLFTLQIWDTAGQERFQSLGVAFYRGADCCVLVYDVNSMKSFENLNNWREEFLIQASPSDPENFPFVVLGNKVDIDGGNSRVVSEKKARAWCASKGNIPYFETSAKEGTNVEEAFQCIAKNALKSGEEEEIYLPDTLDVGTSSQPRTGGCEC from the exons ATGCCTTCACGCCGGCGAACGCTTTTGAAAGTCATCATCCTCGGTGATAGCGG GGTTGGGAAGACCTCGTTGATGAATCA ATATGTAAATAAGAAGTTCAGCAATCAGTACAAAGCAACTATTGGAGCTGATTTCTTGACAAAGGAAGTGCAGTTTGAAGATCGGCTCTTTACATTACAG ATTTGGGACACAGCTGGCCAAGAGAGATTTCAAAGTCTTGGTGTTGCATTCTACCGCGGTGCTGATTGCTGCGTCCTTGTGTATGATGTAAATTCAATGAAGTCATTTGAAAACTTAAACAATTGGAGAGAAGAGTTTCTAATTCAG GCAAGCCCGTCGGAtccagaaaattttccatttGTTGTGCTGGGGAACAAAGTTGATATTGATGGTGGAAACAGTAGAGTG GTGTCGGAGAAAAAAGCTCGAGCCTGGTGCGCTTCAAAGGGTAACATTCCCTACTTTGAGACTTCAGCCAAGGAAGGCACAAATGTAGAAGAGGCTTTCCAATGCATTGCTAAAAATGCCCTGAAGAGTGGGGAGGAAGAAGAAAT ATACTTGCCCGACACCCTTGATGTTGGCACTAGCAGTCAGCCAAGGACAGGTGGATGCGAGTGTTAA
- the LOC104213241 gene encoding SWI/SNF complex subunit SWI3D produces the protein MEEKRKDAGTPPPATTDTPTKAADVPSAEAPTSRRRGGGQKRKASAIGSGGAGSTPPSTSSKRQAREKQSSVPFPPIHNGPLTRAARQQPNIAPAPAAAASPSGSGVKSESEVLPTAVAGGEEALKVERELNEAKEDLEALEAEIEAEIEAIRSRDPNAHVVPTHAGWFSWTKVHPLEKRTMPSFFSGKSESRNSEIYTEIRNWIMKKYHADPNIQIELNDLSELSSGDLDAKQEVMEFLDYCGLINYHPFPQTNSDMRVDIDADESAKTDSLVDKLFRFESDETWTPVLPRSSVATPLSSGFFPESAIAEELMKSEGPAVEYHCNSCSADCSRKRYHCQKQADFDLCSECFSNGKFGSGMSPSDFILMEPAEAGGASGGKWTDQETLLLLEALELYKENWNEIAEHVATKTKAQCILHFIEMPIEDIFLDTDVESNKSVKEKEDTVLSKDDTSASIDAPETKERKDDGNDNQLSSTVETSKPENVNELIPREEVGENCALNALRDAFTAVGSYPPLGERVSFAEAGNPVMALAAFLVKLVEANRVTASVRSSLKSISGNPSGEQLALRHCFVLEDPPEGKTSPDSDRPANGSVDPEDKKDEDENVEMQKEEKLTSVIDENGLSIAPNKENKVEVNIEKKRVEQDGENHEEKNEKELGEATHLVSVHDENPEKSDTSKQSSQIPTDKDGEPASPKGPDDAGLAVGKAPSTTAESDDLTSKLELPPGFEKESVDRALTAVPSDSPDTPKDEDMMPAVQSKEPEQSAKSNTVAENDENTGAGEAKDSVDGRKNPLKTKNDKDIDKVKRAAVTALSAAAVKAKCLADQEEDQIRQLTTSLIEKQLHKLESKLTFFSDMDNVVMRVRELLERSKQRLIHERNQIIQSRYASSSRPVPQSLLANRPGMTAPRPLNAMSSQRLPNSRPIMAGIPTPSSFMPTTVSGNSMQPSK, from the exons ATGGAGGAGAAACGGAAGGACGCCGGAACTCCACCACCGGCGACTACCGACACGCCGACGAAAGCGGCTGATGTCCCGTCTGCCGAGGCACCTACTTCTCGTCGGAGAGGCGGCGGCCAGAAACGAAAAGCAAGCGCCATTGGAAGCGGAGGCGCCGGTTCGACTCCTCCGTCAACTTCGTCGAAGCGTCAGGCGCGTGAGAAGCAGTCATCAGTACCTTTTCCACCGATCCACAACGGTCCCCTCACGAGAGCTGCACGCCAGCAGCCAAACATCGCCCCCGCCCCCGCCGCAGCTGCTTCTCCGTCTGGTTCTGGTGTCAAGAGTGAATCGGAGGTGCTGCCAACGGCTGTGGCCGGCGGAGAAGAGGCGTTGAAGGTTGAGCGAGAGTTAAATGAAGCTAAGGAGGATTTGGAGGCATTAGAGGCTGAaattgaagctgaaattgaggCAATTAGATCCCGAGATCCTAATGCTCACGTTGTTCCGACTCATGCCG GTTGGTTTTCTTGGACAAAGGTTCATCCTTTGGAGAAACGAACAATGCCGTCATTCTTCAGTGGGAAGTCAGAAAGTAGGAATTCAGAAATATACACGGAGATACGGAATTGGATCATGAAAAAGTATCACGCTGACCCCAACATTCAAATTGAGTTGAATGATTTGTCTGAGCTCTCATCAGGAGATTTGGATGCAAAGCAGGAAGTGATGGAGTTTTTAGATTACTGTGGTTTAATTAATTACCACCCGTTCCCACAAACTAATTCAGATATGAGAGTTGATATTGATGCAGACGAGTCAGCAAAGACAGATTCTTTGGTTGATAAGTTGTTTCGATTTGAATCAGATGAAACATGGACCCCAGTTCTTCCGAGGTCTAGTGTAGCTACTCCTCTGTCTTCTGGGTTCTTTCCAGAGTCAGCTATTGCTGAAGAACTGATGAAGTCTGAAGGGCCAGCCGTTGAGTACCATTGTAACTCTTGTTCAGCGGACTGCTCAAGAAAGCGGTATCACTGTCAAAAGCAG GCAGATTTTGACTTGTGTAGCGAATGCTTCAGCAACGGGAAGTTTGGATCTGGGATGTCCCCTTCAGATTTCATTCTTATGGAGCCTGCTGAGGCTGGCGGTGCAAGTGGTGGGAAGTGGACAGATCAGGAGACTCTTCTTCTCCTTGAGGCGTTAGAGCTTTATAAGGAGAACTGGAATGAGATTGCTGAGCATGTGGCTACAAAGACCAAAGCTCAGTGTATTCTGCACTTTATTGAAATGCCAATAGAGGATATATTCCTGGatactgatgttgaaagtaaCAAGAGtgttaaagaaaaagaagacacaGTTTTGTCTAAAGATGATACATCAGCCAGTATTGATGCCCCAGAAACAAAAGAGAGAAAGGATGATGGAAATGACAATCAGCTTTCATCCACAGTGGAAACTTCAAAGCCAGAGAATGTGAATGAGCTAATTCCTCGGGAGGAAGTTGGTGAGAACTGTGCACTCAACGCGCTGAGGGATGCATTTACAGCTGTTGGTTCTTATCCTCCACTTGGAGAACGTGTTTCATTTGCGGAAGCTGGAAATCCTGTAATGGCACTG GCAGCGTTCCTGGTGAAACTGGTAGAAGCTAACAGGGTTACTGCCTCAGTACGCAGCTCTTTGAAATCCATTTCTGGCAATCCATCTGGTGAGCAGCTAGCCTTAAGGCACTGTTTTGTTTTGGAAGATCCACCAGAGGGGAAGACATCACCTGATTCAGATAG ACCTGCTAATGGATCAGTTGATCCAGAAGATAAGAAAGATGAGGATGAGAATGTTGAAATGCAGAAAGAAGAAAAATTGACATCAGTTATCGATGAGAATGGTTTGTCAATTGCACCAAACAAAGAGAACAAAGTTGAAGTGAACATTGAGAAAAAGCGTGTAGAGCAGGATGGTGAAAACCatgaagagaaaaatgaaaaggaaCTTGGAGAAGCGACGCATTTGGTCTCTGTGCATGACGAAAATCCAGAGAAATCTGATACTTCAAAGCAATCCAGTCAAATTCCTACTGACAAAGATGGGGAACCTGCATCACCTAAAGGACCAGATGATGCAGGGTTGGCAGTGGGAAAGGCACCAAGTACCACAGCAGAATCAGATGATCTAACGTCTAAATTAGAGCTTCCACCCGGCTTTGAAAAGGAGTCAGTTGATAGAGCTTTAACAGCCGTGCCTTCTGACTCTCCAGATACTCCTAAAGACGAGGATATGATGCCTGCTGTGCAATCAAAGGAGCCTGAGCAATCTGCGAAATCGAACACTGTAGCTGAAAATGATGAAAATACAG GGGCTGGAGAAGCGAAAGACTCTGTCGATGGGAGAAAAAATCCTTTGAAGACCAAAAATGATAAGGATATCGATAAGGTCAAACGTGCAGCAGTCACGGCTCTGTCGGCTGCAGCAGTCAAGGCAAAATGTCTTGCAGATCAAGAAGAGGACCAAATTCGGCAGCTTACTACGTCATTAATAGAGAAGCAG TTACACAAGCTGGAGAGCAAGTTAACCTTCTTTAGTGACATGGATAATGTGGTTATGAGGGTCAGAGAACTGCTGGAGAGGTCAAAACAGAGGCTTATCCATGAGCGTAATCAAATAATTCAATCAAGATATGCTTCTTCATCTCGTCCTGTGCCACAATCACTACTTGCTAACAGGCCTGGAATGACTGCACCTAGGCCTCTAAATGCAATGAGCTCCCAAAGGCTACCGAATTCAAGACCCATAATGGCAGGAATTCCTACACCAAGCTCTTTTATGCCTACAACAGTTTCAGGAAATTCAATGCAGCCCTCAAAGTAG